The following proteins come from a genomic window of Micromonospora zamorensis:
- a CDS encoding phosphotransferase family protein — MSLPPLPPVPYHASALRPSWPTLPAALRAAVADRLGAPVVTARVAGAGFTRGFAAVLHTADGGRAFVKAAPAAEQPHLVQWYAREAAILDRLPADLPAPRPRWTLSEAGWFVLCTEAVDGHTPRLPWVPAELDATLAGYAQVAAALADPPVELTALGLPQLSDLARSDILWWEEVAAGREPAPPLPAPAQGRLAELVALESRLPRYAAGATSLIHGDLRVDNVLIDAHGRAWFCDWTWVCSGPAWFDLAGLLLTAYASGLDADRLFATHPTTVGAPPDALDATLAALAGYYLTGAAAAPPTASPHLPAHQRWSGEQSLDWLARRQGWR; from the coding sequence GTGTCTCTTCCCCCGCTGCCGCCGGTGCCCTACCACGCGAGTGCGCTGCGCCCGTCCTGGCCGACGCTGCCGGCGGCGCTGCGGGCCGCGGTCGCCGACCGGCTGGGCGCGCCGGTGGTCACCGCCCGGGTCGCGGGTGCGGGCTTCACCCGCGGCTTCGCCGCAGTGCTCCACACCGCCGACGGTGGCCGGGCCTTCGTGAAGGCGGCACCCGCCGCCGAGCAACCGCATCTGGTCCAGTGGTACGCCCGGGAGGCCGCGATCCTGGATCGGCTGCCGGCCGACCTGCCGGCGCCCCGCCCTCGGTGGACCCTGTCCGAAGCTGGCTGGTTCGTGCTCTGCACCGAGGCCGTCGACGGCCACACCCCGCGTCTGCCCTGGGTGCCCGCCGAGTTGGACGCCACCCTCGCCGGGTACGCGCAGGTCGCCGCCGCCCTGGCCGACCCCCCGGTCGAGCTGACCGCGCTCGGCCTGCCGCAGCTGTCGGACCTGGCCCGCTCGGACATCCTCTGGTGGGAGGAGGTCGCCGCCGGGCGCGAGCCGGCCCCACCACTGCCCGCTCCGGCGCAGGGTCGCCTGGCTGAGCTGGTGGCGCTGGAGTCCCGCCTCCCCCGGTACGCCGCCGGGGCGACCAGCCTGATCCACGGCGACCTGCGGGTCGACAACGTGCTGATCGACGCGCACGGCCGAGCCTGGTTCTGCGACTGGACGTGGGTCTGCTCCGGCCCGGCCTGGTTCGACCTGGCCGGCCTGCTGCTCACCGCGTACGCCAGCGGGCTGGACGCGGACCGGCTCTTCGCCACGCACCCGACGACAGTCGGCGCGCCCCCGGACGCACTGGACGCGACCCTGGCCGCGTTGGCCGGCTACTACCTCACCGGTGCTGCTGCGGCGCCGCCGACGGCCTCGCCGCACCTGCCCGCCCACCAGCGGTGGAGTGGCGAGCAGTCCCTCGACTGGCTCGCCCGCCGCCAGGGCTGGCGGTGA
- the rpsT gene encoding 30S ribosomal protein S20: MANIKSQIKRNRQNEKARLRNKSVKSSLKTAVRKFNEAAEAGDVEKATALMLDASRKLDKAVSKGVIHSNQAANRKSAIAKRVGALSAA, translated from the coding sequence GTGGCGAACATCAAGTCCCAGATCAAGCGCAACCGGCAGAACGAGAAGGCCCGGCTGCGCAACAAGTCGGTCAAGTCGTCGCTGAAGACCGCCGTCCGGAAGTTCAACGAGGCTGCCGAGGCCGGTGACGTCGAGAAGGCCACCGCGCTGATGCTGGACGCCTCTCGCAAGCTGGACAAGGCCGTCAGCAAGGGCGTGATCCACTCCAACCAGGCCGCGAACCGCAAGTCCGCGATCGCGAAGCGCGTGGGTGCGCTCTCCGCCGCCTGA
- the holA gene encoding DNA polymerase III subunit delta, protein MGGVTPASLAPILLVLGDEELLATRAVTEAVAKVRGVDPEADVREYQASALTVGEIAEMLSPSLFGGRRLLILRSGQDARKDLVAALLAYAKNPDPDVQLLVLHLGGAKGKAFADGLRAAGATVVPAAKLKGHRDRLAFVRDEIRRAGGKCTDDAAEALIAAVGNDLRELAAACSQLIADTDGRISADTVSRYYRGRVEVTGFTVADATMVGDVPAALEALRWALHVGVDPVPIADALADGVRTVARVASAGRGNPYQLASSLGMPAWKIERAQRQGRGWTPEGLVRAMQVAAECNAAVKGGSDDRAYALERAVFSVAAARQGSTR, encoded by the coding sequence ATGGGCGGCGTGACCCCCGCCAGCCTCGCCCCCATTCTGCTCGTCCTCGGTGACGAGGAGCTGCTCGCCACGCGCGCGGTCACCGAAGCTGTCGCGAAGGTTCGCGGTGTCGACCCCGAAGCGGACGTCCGCGAATACCAGGCCAGCGCGCTCACCGTCGGCGAGATTGCCGAGATGCTCAGCCCGTCGCTGTTCGGTGGACGGCGGCTGCTGATCCTGCGCTCCGGTCAGGACGCTCGCAAGGATCTGGTCGCCGCACTGCTCGCATACGCGAAGAACCCCGACCCGGACGTCCAACTGCTGGTGCTGCACCTGGGCGGCGCCAAGGGCAAGGCGTTCGCCGACGGGCTGCGGGCAGCCGGTGCGACTGTCGTCCCGGCGGCCAAGCTCAAGGGGCACCGCGACCGGCTGGCCTTCGTCCGCGACGAGATCCGCCGAGCTGGCGGAAAATGCACCGACGACGCCGCCGAGGCGCTCATCGCGGCGGTCGGCAACGACCTGCGCGAGCTGGCCGCCGCCTGTTCCCAACTGATCGCTGACACGGACGGGCGGATCAGCGCCGACACGGTCTCCCGTTACTACCGCGGCAGGGTCGAGGTGACCGGCTTCACCGTGGCGGACGCCACCATGGTTGGCGACGTGCCGGCGGCGCTGGAGGCACTGCGCTGGGCCCTGCACGTCGGGGTCGACCCGGTGCCCATCGCCGACGCCCTGGCCGACGGGGTACGCACGGTTGCCCGGGTGGCCTCGGCTGGGCGGGGCAACCCGTACCAGCTCGCCAGCAGCCTCGGGATGCCCGCGTGGAAGATCGAGCGGGCGCAGCGGCAGGGGCGTGGTTGGACCCCGGAGGGCCTGGTCCGGGCCATGCAGGTCGCCGCCGAGTGCAACGCGGCCGTCAAGGGCGGCTCCGACGATCGGGCGTACGCCCTGGAGCGTGCGGTCTTCTCCGTCGCCGCGGCCCGGCAGGGCAGCACCAGGTGA
- a CDS encoding ComEC/Rec2 family competence protein: MSGGAPRPSDGAGVVPAETSPPDLRLAGLAVAAWLTALAGLHLGAGPLLAVTVAAAGVTTAGALHLLGGLGHPRAAVRRYGWIAVAVGLGVVCAGAATAARLAIRDAPPIRALAEQRAPVTADLVVRDDPRPIRSAGRPGMLLVSTELIRLTGPDGRRIDASVQLLVLTTDPAWRGLLPGQRLTADGRLGVPRGGDLTAAVLSTDGPPERHGASSWAQRAAGTLRAGLQRACAPLPDDPGGLLPGLVVGDTSRLPPAVEEDFRATGMTHLNAVSGSNVAIVVGAVLLLARWARAGPWLAAGLCGVALVGFVILVRPSPSVVRAATMGAIGLAALAAGRPRAALPALAAAVTVLVLVDPELAGDPGFALSVLATGGLLLLAPRWRDGLRRRGVPPGLAEALAVPAAAQLACGPVVAGISGTVSLVAVPANLLAVPAIAPATVLGVLAAMMSPIWPGGAEFLAWLASWPAWWLVVIAHQGARLPGGTLPWPGGVPGALLLTALTVALLIAVRRPLVRRLVAVVGVASVLGALPVRLVFAGWPPPGWVVVVCAVGQGDAVVLPVAPGRAVVVDAGPEPGAVDGCLRRLGVREVPLLVISHFHADHVGGVAGVFRGRRVDAVLVPPSTDPDSGREVVRAAATAGLAALFTTVSGARHPIGDVDLLVLGPPYPLAGTRSDPNNNSLVLLATVAGVRILLPGDAETEEQHAMVARATPGQLRADVLKVAHHGSAYQDVGFLDAVRPSVALVPVGTGNTYGHPSPGLLARLGRGGARVLRTDTDGDLAAVRTSHGLGVARRGVPVGRRP; the protein is encoded by the coding sequence GTGAGCGGCGGTGCCCCGAGGCCGTCGGACGGTGCCGGTGTCGTGCCAGCCGAGACCTCCCCGCCGGACCTGCGGCTGGCCGGGTTGGCGGTGGCCGCCTGGCTCACCGCGCTCGCCGGCCTGCACCTAGGCGCCGGCCCACTTCTGGCGGTCACCGTGGCGGCGGCCGGCGTGACGACGGCGGGCGCCCTGCACCTGCTCGGTGGCCTCGGCCATCCCCGGGCCGCTGTCCGCCGCTACGGCTGGATCGCCGTCGCGGTCGGTCTCGGCGTGGTCTGCGCAGGAGCGGCCACCGCAGCCCGGCTCGCCATCCGCGACGCACCGCCGATCCGTGCCCTTGCCGAGCAGCGCGCCCCGGTCACCGCCGACCTGGTGGTCCGGGACGATCCGCGTCCGATCCGCAGCGCCGGTCGGCCCGGCATGCTGCTGGTGTCGACGGAACTGATCCGGCTCACCGGCCCGGACGGCCGACGCATCGACGCGTCGGTGCAGCTGCTCGTCCTGACGACCGACCCGGCTTGGCGGGGCCTGCTGCCCGGGCAACGCCTCACCGCCGACGGCCGGCTCGGCGTTCCGCGGGGTGGTGACCTCACCGCGGCGGTGCTCAGCACCGACGGCCCTCCGGAGCGGCACGGTGCGTCGTCCTGGGCGCAGCGTGCCGCCGGGACGCTCCGCGCCGGCCTGCAACGAGCCTGTGCGCCGCTGCCCGACGATCCGGGTGGGCTGCTGCCGGGTCTCGTGGTGGGGGACACCAGCCGACTGCCACCCGCCGTCGAGGAGGACTTCCGGGCCACTGGGATGACACACCTCAACGCCGTTTCGGGAAGCAACGTGGCAATTGTCGTAGGCGCGGTGCTGCTGCTGGCCCGGTGGGCGCGGGCCGGCCCTTGGCTCGCCGCCGGGCTCTGCGGGGTGGCGCTGGTGGGCTTCGTCATCCTGGTCCGGCCGTCACCGAGCGTTGTACGGGCCGCCACGATGGGGGCGATCGGGCTGGCAGCGCTGGCTGCCGGTCGTCCTCGTGCCGCGCTGCCCGCGTTGGCCGCCGCCGTCACCGTGCTGGTCCTGGTGGACCCGGAGCTGGCCGGTGATCCCGGTTTCGCGCTCTCCGTGCTGGCCACCGGTGGCCTGTTGTTGCTCGCGCCGCGCTGGCGGGACGGGCTGCGGCGGAGAGGCGTGCCGCCCGGCCTGGCGGAGGCGCTGGCCGTGCCGGCGGCGGCGCAGCTGGCCTGCGGGCCGGTCGTCGCCGGCATCTCCGGCACGGTCAGCCTGGTGGCGGTGCCGGCCAACCTGCTGGCGGTGCCCGCCATCGCGCCGGCGACCGTGCTGGGCGTGCTGGCGGCCATGATGTCGCCGATCTGGCCGGGCGGCGCCGAGTTCCTCGCCTGGCTGGCGAGCTGGCCGGCCTGGTGGCTGGTGGTCATCGCCCACCAGGGCGCCCGCTTGCCGGGTGGCACCCTGCCGTGGCCGGGCGGGGTGCCGGGCGCCCTGCTGTTGACCGCGCTGACCGTCGCGCTGCTGATCGCGGTGCGCCGGCCACTCGTACGGCGACTCGTGGCGGTCGTCGGCGTCGCCTCGGTGCTCGGTGCGCTTCCGGTGCGGCTGGTGTTCGCCGGCTGGCCGCCGCCGGGTTGGGTGGTGGTGGTCTGCGCCGTGGGTCAGGGCGACGCCGTGGTGTTGCCGGTCGCCCCCGGTCGGGCGGTGGTGGTGGACGCCGGTCCGGAACCCGGGGCGGTGGACGGTTGCCTGCGCCGGCTCGGCGTACGGGAGGTGCCGCTGCTGGTGATCAGCCACTTCCACGCCGATCACGTGGGTGGAGTGGCCGGCGTGTTCCGGGGGCGGCGGGTCGATGCCGTGCTGGTGCCGCCCTCGACAGACCCGGACAGCGGTCGGGAGGTGGTTCGGGCGGCGGCGACTGCCGGACTGGCCGCGTTGTTCACCACAGTCTCCGGGGCACGCCATCCGATCGGGGACGTCGACCTGCTGGTGCTCGGCCCGCCGTACCCGCTGGCCGGCACGAGGTCCGATCCGAACAACAACTCGCTGGTGCTGCTCGCCACGGTGGCCGGGGTGCGGATCCTGCTGCCCGGAGACGCGGAGACCGAGGAGCAGCACGCGATGGTGGCGCGGGCCACGCCCGGCCAGTTGCGGGCGGACGTGTTGAAGGTCGCCCACCACGGCTCGGCGTACCAGGACGTCGGTTTCCTGGACGCGGTGCGGCCCTCCGTCGCGCTGGTGCCGGTCGGCACCGGCAACACCTACGGACACCCGAGCCCTGGGCTGCTCGCGCGATTGGGCAGGGGCGGCGCTCGGGTGCTGCGTACCGACACCGATGGCGACCTCGCAGCGGTTCGGACGAGCCACGGACTGGGTGTGGCCCGGCGAGGTGTCCCAGTGGGCCGGCGACCCTGA
- a CDS encoding helix-hairpin-helix domain-containing protein has translation MSHDEETEVRQRLRWLTDPAEGSPPMRAEVPLAGVPPLGVLPPRADAPPAESDARGASAGLATGPGSRLPGPGAFDPGRRGVRALAVVAVVVVLGAAGWAWRSRPQSEPVAPLVSVAASAAPAEQPSASGSGELVVAVAGKVRKPGLVRLPAGSRLADAVQAAGGALPGVDVALLNPARKVTDGELIVVGVTPPPPPGGAAGPPGGAAGPAVGPLNLNTATLAQLDALPGVGPVLAQRILTHRDQHGGFKAVGDLRQVDGIGDARYEQLKDLVTV, from the coding sequence GTGTCGCACGACGAGGAGACAGAGGTCCGCCAACGCCTGCGCTGGCTGACCGACCCGGCGGAGGGTTCGCCGCCAATGCGGGCTGAGGTGCCGCTTGCGGGCGTACCCCCGCTGGGTGTGTTGCCGCCCCGGGCCGATGCGCCGCCCGCTGAGTCGGACGCGCGAGGCGCATCGGCTGGCCTCGCGACCGGGCCCGGGTCGCGGCTGCCCGGGCCTGGGGCGTTCGACCCCGGGCGGCGCGGCGTGCGGGCGTTGGCGGTTGTCGCCGTGGTGGTCGTGTTGGGCGCGGCCGGTTGGGCCTGGCGGTCACGCCCGCAGTCGGAACCGGTCGCCCCGCTGGTGAGCGTGGCCGCTTCTGCCGCACCGGCCGAGCAGCCCAGCGCGTCCGGCTCCGGCGAGCTGGTGGTGGCGGTCGCGGGGAAGGTTCGCAAGCCAGGGCTGGTGCGGTTGCCGGCCGGGTCCCGGCTCGCCGACGCGGTGCAGGCGGCTGGCGGCGCGCTGCCCGGTGTCGACGTGGCGTTGCTCAACCCCGCCCGCAAGGTCACCGACGGTGAGTTGATCGTGGTCGGGGTGACGCCACCGCCGCCGCCGGGTGGTGCGGCCGGGCCACCCGGCGGCGCGGCCGGGCCGGCCGTCGGGCCGTTGAACCTGAACACCGCCACGTTGGCCCAGCTCGACGCGCTGCCCGGGGTCGGGCCTGTCCTCGCCCAGCGGATCCTCACCCATCGGGACCAGCACGGTGGGTTCAAGGCCGTCGGCGACCTGCGCCAGGTCGACGGGATCGGCGATGCGCGGTATGAGCAGCTCAAGGACCTGGTGACGGTGTGA